In a genomic window of Scyliorhinus torazame isolate Kashiwa2021f chromosome 5, sScyTor2.1, whole genome shotgun sequence:
- the leap2 gene encoding liver-expressed antimicrobial peptide 2, whose protein sequence is MESTGWKTGLMIVCVTLLAFCSQLDSKPIQNESVQMSPLLRRVSRNTPFWRMVSGSKPIQAYCQHNYECSTKTCRDGHCTHSKFVS, encoded by the exons ATGGAATCAACAGGCTGGAAAACAGGACTAATGATTGTATGCGTTACTTTATTGGCTTTTTGTTCTCAG TTGGATTCAAAGCCCATCCAGAATGAATCAGTTCAGATGTCTCCTCTTCTTCGGCGTGTTTCCCGGAACACTCCTTTTTGGAGGATGGTCAGTGGCAGTAAACCCATTCAAGCCTATTGTCAGCACAACTATGAGTGTAGCACAAAAACTTGCAG AGATGGGCATTGCACACATTCAAAATTTGTGTCCTGA